The sequence below is a genomic window from Rudanella lutea DSM 19387.
ACCTGCCCGCCGGGCTTCTGCGGCTCCCCTCAAACTGCTGGTACAAACCGATTCGGCCCGGCTCGAACTGGATGATCTGCTGGTGGGCGATGTGTGGGTCTGCGCGGGTCAGTCGAATATGGCGTTTCCGGTTTTGGCTGAGCGGCATGCAGCCCAAACGTTACGCGAGGCTCCCAATCCCCTGTTGCGGCTTTATGACCGCATACCCGGTGCGTTTCGGTACAATGAACCGTTCAAAGCGCACGAAGCCCCGTATCTCGAACCGGCCCGGTATTTCAGGCCGGGACAATGGCAGGTGGCCGATTCGGCTTCGGTTCGGCGGTTTTCGGCCGTGTGTTACTACGCGGGTCGGGCCGTTCAGGAGTCGGTGGGCGTTCCGGTCGGGCTGATTCACATGGCCGTCGGAGGGTCGCCCGCAGAAGCCTGGATGCGGGCCGAAGGGGCCGTGGCAGACGCCCTGTTGCAGAGCCTGTTTACGGGTGACTGGTTCGCAAACAAAACCCTTGAACCCTGGTGCATTCAACGGGGCCACGAAAATCTGGACTCCCTGCTCCGGGCGGGGTATCCGTTGCCGCGCGGGCCGTACGGTATCCATCACCCCTATGAGCCGGGGTTACTGTACGAGGCTGGGGTGCTGCCGCTGAGTCGGTTGCCGGTCAAAGGGATTATGTGGTATCAGGGCGAAAGCAATGCCTTGAGTGAGCAACGGGCACAGCAGCACGAAGCCCTTTTTCCGGCGCTGATTAACCAGTGGCGACGCGCGTGGAACCGGCCCGAACTCCCGTTTTACTTTTGTCAGCTTTCGTCAATCAGTACCGAGAAAGGGTACAAGTCAGACTATTGGCCCCTGTTTCGGGAT
It includes:
- a CDS encoding sialate O-acetylesterase codes for the protein MKKLFSLILLVCGLMPATHAQIRLAEFWQSGMVIQRDQPVHVWGSGTPAQRVRVRLADNEVQTTVLPDSTWSVTLPARRASAAPLKLLVQTDSARLELDDLLVGDVWVCAGQSNMAFPVLAERHAAQTLREAPNPLLRLYDRIPGAFRYNEPFKAHEAPYLEPARYFRPGQWQVADSASVRRFSAVCYYAGRAVQESVGVPVGLIHMAVGGSPAEAWMRAEGAVADALLQSLFTGDWFANKTLEPWCIQRGHENLDSLLRAGYPLPRGPYGIHHPYEPGLLYEAGVLPLSRLPVKGIMWYQGESNALSEQRAQQHEALFPALINQWRRAWNRPELPFYFCQLSSISTEKGYKSDYWPLFRDGQRRLAGTMPNVGMAVTSDVGHPTDVHPTDKKSVGDRLARAMLIQTYKKPLLAAPVPVRVRRRAGGWELHLANAGEGLQTADGQEVRGFALGDATGPHTELSAQLRGKTVHLTGRGNGQFLYYGWQPYTTANIVNSERLPLSTFKLPLP